One genomic region from Quadrisphaera sp. RL12-1S encodes:
- a CDS encoding carotenoid biosynthesis protein, whose translation MSAVPSGTAGTAGDAAPRPRPPLAAAGARRAALVLAAVAVVVQVAHPLLSGQVLTTATVVSVLVFAAASLVSAVATHGVRAAVVLALGAGGVGLVAEAVGVATGFPFGEYAYAGTLGPQVLGVPAVVPAAWLMMAWPTMLAGRSVVDLLRKRFGPVPHWVAVPLAAWVLTAWDLSLDPQMVAAGHWGWLHPEPSLPGVPGIPLTNYAGWLLVSLVVHAVLHVGVPRAVRPGVPASAAIGAGAPALLLGWTWLGSALGNAAFFGRPWVALWVFAAMGLVALPALAHLRRRSPTT comes from the coding sequence GTGAGCGCCGTCCCCTCCGGCACCGCCGGCACCGCTGGCGATGCCGCCCCGCGCCCGCGCCCGCCGCTGGCCGCCGCGGGCGCGCGGCGCGCGGCGCTGGTGCTCGCGGCCGTCGCCGTCGTCGTCCAGGTGGCCCACCCGCTGCTGTCCGGGCAGGTGCTGACCACCGCCACCGTGGTGAGCGTGCTGGTCTTCGCGGCGGCGTCGCTGGTGAGCGCCGTCGCCACGCACGGGGTGAGGGCCGCGGTGGTGCTGGCCCTGGGCGCGGGCGGGGTGGGCCTGGTGGCCGAGGCGGTGGGCGTCGCCACGGGCTTCCCCTTCGGCGAGTACGCCTACGCCGGCACGCTCGGGCCGCAGGTGCTCGGCGTGCCCGCGGTGGTGCCCGCGGCCTGGCTGATGATGGCCTGGCCGACGATGCTCGCCGGGCGCTCCGTGGTGGACCTGCTCCGGAAGCGCTTCGGACCGGTGCCGCACTGGGTGGCGGTCCCGCTGGCCGCGTGGGTGCTCACCGCGTGGGACCTCTCGCTCGACCCGCAGATGGTCGCCGCGGGGCACTGGGGCTGGCTGCACCCCGAGCCGTCGCTGCCGGGGGTCCCCGGCATCCCGCTCACCAACTACGCCGGGTGGCTGCTGGTCTCGCTGGTGGTGCACGCGGTGCTGCACGTCGGCGTCCCGCGGGCGGTGCGGCCCGGGGTGCCCGCGAGCGCGGCGATCGGCGCGGGCGCTCCCGCGCTGCTGCTGGGGTGGACGTGGCTGGGGTCGGCGCTGGGCAACGCCGCCTTCTTCGGACGTCCGTGGGTGGCGCTGTGGGTGTTCGCGGCCATGGGTCTGGTGGCGCTGCCGGCGCTGGCGCACCTGCGACGACGCTCCCCCACGACGTGA
- a CDS encoding glycosyltransferase family 2 protein, which translates to MRGGRAVRLVGAASAGAVVVAVHTAVNAALLRRPVSDPPAVGERVSVLLPVRDEAHQVAGCVAAVLASTGVPDLEVLVLDDGSTDGTAEAAQRAAGGDPRVRVLTGAPLPPGWLGKPHALAQLAAAATGSVLVCLDADVRLAPLALAASVDLLRRHRLSLVSPYPRQEAVTAAERLVQPLLQWSWLATLPLRLAESSPRPSLSAANGQLMALDAAALERAGGFAAVRSEVLDDVALVRAVKAAGGRGGVADGTDLATCRMYDGWPAVRDGYAKSLWSATGSPAGAAGLVVALGAVFVLPAVAAATGLGGRGGRVAGLVGYGAGVASRVVAARRTGGRAWPDALAHPASVAVLCSLVVRSWRLRRRGGLAWKGRALP; encoded by the coding sequence GTGAGGGGCGGCAGGGCCGTCCGGCTCGTCGGGGCGGCCAGCGCGGGGGCCGTCGTCGTCGCCGTGCACACCGCCGTCAACGCCGCGCTGCTGCGGCGCCCGGTGAGCGACCCGCCCGCGGTCGGTGAGCGGGTGAGCGTGCTGCTGCCCGTGCGCGACGAGGCCCACCAGGTGGCGGGCTGCGTGGCCGCGGTGCTCGCGAGCACGGGCGTGCCCGACCTCGAGGTGCTCGTCCTGGACGACGGCTCCACCGACGGCACGGCGGAGGCCGCTCAGCGGGCCGCCGGCGGCGACCCCCGGGTGCGGGTGCTGACCGGCGCGCCGCTGCCGCCGGGGTGGCTGGGCAAGCCCCACGCGCTGGCCCAGCTGGCGGCGGCGGCCACCGGATCGGTGCTGGTGTGCCTGGACGCCGACGTGCGCCTGGCGCCGCTCGCCCTGGCGGCCAGCGTCGACCTGCTGCGCCGCCACCGTCTCTCGCTGGTGAGCCCGTACCCGCGGCAGGAGGCGGTGACCGCTGCCGAGCGGCTGGTGCAGCCGCTGCTGCAGTGGAGCTGGCTGGCCACGCTGCCGCTGCGGCTGGCGGAGAGCTCGCCGCGGCCGTCGCTGTCCGCCGCGAACGGGCAGCTCATGGCGTTGGACGCCGCCGCGCTGGAGCGCGCGGGCGGCTTCGCCGCCGTGCGGTCCGAGGTGCTCGACGACGTCGCCCTGGTCCGCGCGGTGAAGGCCGCCGGCGGGCGGGGCGGAGTCGCGGACGGGACCGACCTGGCCACCTGCCGCATGTACGACGGCTGGCCCGCCGTGCGCGACGGGTACGCGAAGTCGCTGTGGTCGGCGACCGGGTCCCCGGCGGGTGCCGCCGGGCTGGTGGTGGCCCTGGGCGCAGTGTTCGTGCTGCCGGCGGTCGCCGCGGCGACCGGTCTGGGCGGCCGCGGGGGGCGGGTGGCGGGGCTGGTCGGCTACGGCGCCGGCGTGGCGTCGCGCGTGGTCGCGGCGCGGCGGACGGGCGGCCGGGCCTGGCCCGACGCCCTGGCGCACCCGGCGTCGGTGGCGGTGCTGTGCTCGCTGGTGGTGCGGTCGTGGCGGCTGCGCCGCCGCGGCGGCCTGGCCTGGAAGGGCCGCGCGCTGCCCTGA
- a CDS encoding monooxygenase — translation MVSERAVPACAVLHLWRVPSPAVPAAVARMALDRRHLRASGAAFWKLLGTGDGRTFTPRDADPHHWAVLTTWDDDAGALAFERSPAVRAWDRLAAERLRVEMVPVASRGRWSGREPFGDPVPTRAAASGGGAGIASITRARIRLGRGRSFWGAVPPVSTDLHAVPGLRLAVGIGEAPMGLQGTFSLWDDAASLRDFAHGRAAHRDVVERTARERWYAEELFARFAVRSLEGTHRGVSP, via the coding sequence GTGGTCTCCGAGCGCGCAGTCCCGGCCTGCGCCGTGCTCCACCTGTGGCGGGTCCCCTCCCCCGCCGTCCCGGCCGCCGTCGCCCGCATGGCGCTGGACCGGCGCCACCTGCGGGCCAGCGGCGCGGCGTTCTGGAAGCTGCTCGGCACCGGTGACGGGCGCACCTTCACCCCGCGCGACGCCGACCCCCACCACTGGGCCGTGCTCACCACCTGGGACGACGACGCGGGCGCCCTGGCCTTCGAGCGCTCCCCCGCGGTGCGCGCCTGGGACCGCCTGGCCGCCGAGCGGCTGCGGGTGGAGATGGTGCCGGTGGCCAGCCGCGGGCGGTGGTCGGGCCGGGAGCCCTTCGGAGACCCGGTGCCCACCCGCGCCGCGGCCTCCGGGGGCGGGGCGGGGATCGCCAGCATCACCCGCGCCCGCATCCGCCTCGGGCGCGGACGCTCCTTCTGGGGCGCCGTCCCCCCGGTCTCCACCGACCTGCACGCCGTGCCCGGCCTGCGCCTGGCCGTCGGCATCGGGGAGGCGCCCATGGGGCTGCAGGGCACGTTCAGCCTCTGGGACGACGCGGCCTCCCTGCGCGACTTCGCGCACGGCCGCGCCGCCCACCGCGACGTGGTCGAGCGCACCGCTCGCGAGCGCTGGTACGCCGAGGAGCTCTTCGCCCGCTTCGCCGTCCGGTCCCTGGAGGGCACGCACCGGGGGGTGTCCCCGTGA
- a CDS encoding dihydrofolate reductase family protein, with product MGIISIALFATLDLVGQAPGGPDEDPDGGFAFGGWQAPLVDEVSGAQVDAAYEGVDALLLGRRTYEIFADYWPRVDATSGGGFAALFNSIPKHVASRGAPDLSWAGSELLGPDLPAAVRALRDRHEHVKVVGSLDLVQTLLAERLFDVVDLWLHPLVLGRGKAVFAGGAVPTSLALLQPPATSPRGVVHLRYGLVDGVPGTGDMSEL from the coding sequence GCGCCCGGCGGTCCCGACGAGGACCCCGACGGCGGGTTCGCCTTCGGCGGGTGGCAGGCACCGCTCGTCGACGAGGTCTCCGGCGCCCAGGTGGACGCCGCCTACGAGGGCGTCGACGCCCTCCTGCTCGGACGCCGCACGTACGAGATCTTCGCCGACTACTGGCCCCGCGTCGACGCCACCTCGGGCGGCGGCTTCGCGGCGCTGTTCAACAGCATCCCCAAGCACGTCGCCTCCCGCGGCGCCCCGGACCTGTCCTGGGCGGGCTCGGAGCTGCTCGGCCCGGACCTGCCCGCCGCGGTGCGGGCGCTGCGCGACAGGCACGAGCACGTGAAGGTGGTCGGGAGCCTCGACCTCGTGCAGACGCTGCTGGCCGAGCGGCTCTTCGACGTCGTCGACCTGTGGCTGCACCCGCTGGTGCTGGGCCGGGGCAAGGCGGTCTTCGCCGGGGGAGCGGTGCCGACGAGCCTCGCGCTGCTGCAGCCGCCGGCCACCAGCCCGCGCGGGGTGGTGCACCTGCGCTACGGGCTGGTCGACGGCGTCCCCGGGACCGGGGACATGAGCGAGCTCTGA
- a CDS encoding phytoene desaturase family protein: MARVIVVGAGLGGLAAAARLAALGHDVTVCEQADTVGGKLGWFERDGFAFDTGPSLLTWPDQLRRLFAATGSPLEEHLDLRPVAPTDHRFTDGSRLHLDDDLGPGWRRLLERARRIWDATEGPFLSRPLHGARTLAALAARPGGLHDVATIAPGTSLRALAQAHLDDPRHVALVDRMATYTGSDPRRAPAALASVLHLELTGGSWYVPGGLRRVVDAVADRARERGARVLTGERVEEVLVEGGRAAGVRLAGGRHLAADVVVVNADASALHGVRTPPGQRPLLPPSARRGTRGARAGLAATTPSLSGFVLLLALRGRTPGLAHHTVLFPPLEGAGYDDEFDAVFGSGRRRGRPSAVPEPAVYVSAPDDPALRPDDGSEAWFVLVNAPRHSPHDPRAGVDWRAGGFAQAYADHVLAVMARRGLDVRDRVLWREVRTPADLERATGSVGGSIYGSSSNGARAAFLRPANRSRVPGLLLVGGSSHPGGGIPLVLASAAITSGLVGPA, translated from the coding sequence GTGGCCCGGGTGATCGTCGTGGGCGCGGGCCTGGGCGGGCTCGCCGCTGCCGCGCGTCTGGCCGCCCTCGGCCACGACGTCACCGTCTGCGAGCAGGCGGACACCGTCGGCGGCAAGCTGGGGTGGTTCGAGCGCGACGGCTTCGCCTTCGACACCGGCCCGAGCCTGCTGACCTGGCCCGACCAGCTGCGCCGCCTCTTCGCCGCCACCGGGTCGCCGCTGGAGGAGCACCTCGACCTGCGCCCCGTCGCGCCCACCGACCACCGCTTCACCGACGGCAGCCGGCTCCACCTCGACGACGACCTCGGCCCCGGCTGGCGCCGCCTCCTGGAGCGCGCGCGCCGCATCTGGGACGCCACCGAGGGCCCCTTCCTCAGCCGGCCGCTGCACGGCGCGCGCACCCTCGCGGCGCTCGCGGCGCGCCCCGGCGGGCTGCACGACGTCGCGACCATCGCGCCCGGCACCTCCCTGCGCGCCCTGGCGCAGGCCCACCTCGACGACCCCCGTCACGTCGCCCTGGTCGACCGGATGGCCACCTACACCGGCTCCGACCCGCGCCGCGCGCCCGCGGCGCTGGCCTCGGTGCTGCACCTGGAGCTGACCGGGGGCTCCTGGTACGTCCCCGGTGGGCTGCGCCGGGTGGTGGACGCCGTCGCCGACCGCGCCCGCGAGCGCGGCGCCCGGGTCCTTACCGGGGAGCGGGTCGAGGAGGTGCTCGTCGAGGGCGGTCGGGCCGCCGGCGTGCGCCTGGCCGGCGGCCGCCACCTCGCCGCGGACGTCGTCGTCGTCAACGCCGACGCCTCCGCCCTGCACGGCGTGCGCACCCCACCCGGGCAGCGCCCCCTGCTCCCGCCGTCCGCCCGCCGCGGCACCCGCGGGGCGCGGGCCGGTCTGGCGGCCACCACCCCGTCGCTGAGCGGGTTCGTGCTGCTGCTGGCCCTGCGCGGGCGCACCCCCGGCCTGGCCCACCACACGGTGCTGTTCCCGCCCCTGGAGGGCGCGGGCTACGACGACGAGTTCGACGCGGTCTTCGGCTCAGGACGACGACGCGGGCGGCCGAGCGCCGTCCCGGAACCGGCGGTCTACGTGAGCGCTCCGGACGACCCGGCGCTGCGCCCCGACGACGGCTCCGAGGCGTGGTTCGTGCTGGTCAACGCCCCGCGGCACAGCCCGCACGACCCGCGCGCCGGCGTCGACTGGCGGGCCGGCGGGTTCGCGCAGGCCTACGCCGACCACGTGCTGGCCGTCATGGCCCGCCGGGGCCTGGACGTGCGGGACCGCGTGCTGTGGCGCGAGGTGCGCACCCCCGCGGACCTGGAGCGCGCCACCGGCAGCGTCGGCGGGTCCATCTACGGGTCCTCCAGCAACGGGGCGCGCGCGGCGTTCCTGCGCCCCGCCAACCGCTCGCGCGTGCCCGGGCTGCTGCTGGTGGGCGGGTCGAGCCACCCCGGCGGCGGCATACCGCTGGTGCTCGCCTCCGCGGCCATCACGTCGGGGCTGGTCGGGCCCGCCTGA